AGCACCGCCTGTTTCCGTGTCCAGCAAAAGCGTCGATTACTCGTCGTTTTTGGTTTTCAGGACTTTACGACCACGGTAGAAGCCGTTAGGGCTGATGTGGTGACGCAGGTGGGTTTCGCCGGTGGTTGGCTCGATACCCAGTTGTGGAGCAACCAGGAAATCGTGCGAACGGTGCATACCGCGCTTCGAAGGGGACTTCTTGTTCTGTTGAACTGCCATGTTAATGACTCCTAATACATAAGTTCTAAAATTTTAACACAATCGATCAGCAAATACATGCGAATCGAGTATCCCGCCGGCAATACAGCCCGGCGACGTTAAATGCGGGTACT
This is a stretch of genomic DNA from Duganella zoogloeoides. It encodes these proteins:
- the rpmF gene encoding 50S ribosomal protein L32, whose protein sequence is MAVQQNKKSPSKRGMHRSHDFLVAPQLGIEPTTGETHLRHHISPNGFYRGRKVLKTKNDE